Within Psychrobacter sp. AH5, the genomic segment GGTAATATAAATACCATCCATTACTGCTAATATTGCGCCTGTAGCATTATTAGAAACGGTAATCAGCGCGGTGGTAGTTGGTAGCTTACGGCTAGGATTATCCGGACAGATAGTCACTAATTTGACAGTGGCATATTCATTTTCGCCATCATAAATAGTCGCTGGCATGGACAGGTGTGATCCTGAGCTCGGCTTATCTTCATTATGCTCAGTATCTGCTAGCATATCCTCACTGAAAGTTTTTATTACTAGCCGCTCAGGTGCTTTTATCCAGCTCGGATGATTAGTCTGTACGTGCAATAGTTGCTCGATAGCCTCTATCGCCGCCGGCATGCTCAGATGATCAATCACTGTTTGTTTATTCAGCCAGTTCATAGTTTACAATCCTTAGATGCGATGTAAGCGTTATTTATGATCAGGCTTTTTGACCCATCTGCCCTCGTCATTTTTATGATAGACGTTTTCAACCGCCGCCCATGCTGTCGCAAACTGGCGTGATTCGTCATCATATTGCTCGCTGGCACTATTAAAGGCCGCTTGAAATATCTCCTGCGCGTGTTTGGGAAGGTTGTCTTTTACGCTGTCCGGTAAGTCTGATAATTTATCGTAAGGCATAGCTGTCTCCTTTTTTCGTTTTAATTATATTAAGAATAAAGAAACGGTACGGCTATAGCGTTTTGGTTAAGGCTTGTAATACTTATAGACTACATTAGCCCCAAAGCCCGCAAGATAGCCGCGCCAATAGCCATAGCGAACAGCCCTACCACCGTAGTAAAGGCTAAAATATTGGCCGCTAAAATATCATTACCGCCCATCGCTTTAACCATCACATAACTAGCAGCAGCTGTTGGCGACGCTACCATCAGAAATAATACCCCCATGTGCACACCTGTCAAACCAAAAGCTAAGCCAACCGCAATAGCGAGTATTGGTGCAATAATAATACGGCCAAAACTTGCCTGCATTGATAAGCCTGACAGACTGAGCATAGATTTGAGATTGATACTGGCACCAGCGCAAATCAGTGCTAGCGGCAATGCCACTGCGGCTAGTAAATCACCGGTAGTATGAATGACTTTAGGTATCGGCGGCAAAGCTAAGGCCTTATAAATAAAGGCGGCAAGTAGCGCTAGGATAAGCGGATTGGTAAATACCTTTTTTATTACCATCAGGCTGCGAGTAAGCCGAGTATCATCAGCACTTTTAGAGACGCGGCTTAAGGTAATGACCGCTAGAATATTAAATAAGATGGTGACAATGCCCATATAGACCGCGCCGATACTTAAGCCTACAGCGCCATAAGCGTTAGCGACGGTAGCAAGGCCGATAATCGCCATGTTGCTACGAAAGATACCTTGCACAAAAACACCTTGATCGTTGATGTCAGTGATAAAGCGTTTGGCGTAAAGCTCGCTGCCAATAAATAAAATAAAAGTGACGATTATACCAGCCGTTATCAACGTGATTTGCTTAGCATAATCGACCTCACTATCGACGACACTGAAGAATAACAAAGCTGGCAGGCAGTAGTTAAAAACGAAATAAGAGGCTTGGTCGATAAACGCTTGACTGACTTGTCCTTTACGGCGCATAAAAAAACCTAACCCCATCAAAAAAAGGTTGGGCAGTACGATAGTAATGGCAAAGATAACCGCAGCGATCATAAGGGACCCAAATTAGGGAAGCTTTTTAGTAAAGCCGTTTATGATTCCAGTGCCGCTTTGGCTTTTTTGTGTTTTTTCACCGTCATCGCGAGCAGCTGAATAGCAGCTGGCGTCACGCCGCTAATACGCCCTGCCTGCGCTAGAGTGGCTGGCCGCACTTTACTGAGTTTCTGTACGATCTCATTAGAAAGACCTGAGACGATACTATAATCAAAGTCTAGTGGTAGCGCCGTATTCTCAAGCCGCTTCATCTGCTCGATGTCCTCACGCTGACGATCGATGTAACCGGCATATTTGACCGAGATTTCAATCTGCTCACCAACTTGGCTATCAACCTTAGAGTCGGTAATAGCCGCGATATCAGCAAAGTTAATTTGCGGACGTTTTAGCAAGTCATAAGCGGTGGCTTCTTTGGACAATACTTCACCTGTTTGTGCAGTGAGCTGCTTACCCAAGTCATTCACTGGCGTCGCCCACATATCTTTTAGACGCGCCGACTCGCTAGCGATGGCCTCCATTTTTTCTTGATAGGCTTGCCAGCGGGTATCATC encodes:
- a CDS encoding ChaB family protein, which produces MPYDKLSDLPDSVKDNLPKHAQEIFQAAFNSASEQYDDESRQFATAWAAVENVYHKNDEGRWVKKPDHK
- a CDS encoding AEC family transporter → MIAAVIFAITIVLPNLFLMGLGFFMRRKGQVSQAFIDQASYFVFNYCLPALLFFSVVDSEVDYAKQITLITAGIIVTFILFIGSELYAKRFITDINDQGVFVQGIFRSNMAIIGLATVANAYGAVGLSIGAVYMGIVTILFNILAVITLSRVSKSADDTRLTRSLMVIKKVFTNPLILALLAAFIYKALALPPIPKVIHTTGDLLAAVALPLALICAGASINLKSMLSLSGLSMQASFGRIIIAPILAIAVGLAFGLTGVHMGVLFLMVASPTAAASYVMVKAMGGNDILAANILAFTTVVGLFAMAIGAAILRALGLM